One stretch of Eupeodes corollae chromosome 2, idEupCoro1.1, whole genome shotgun sequence DNA includes these proteins:
- the LOC129946571 gene encoding protein rhomboid: MSSSMVQQQPIRPLDQDQDEEDKQQQQDQEQDQDQEQEHQHHNHHHHHHHQYHQSTVIDIPSDDNTYVENAITYSSEEEKKYLADYDRWCPPPLFVIMISLLEIGVFLYDYMTVDFQPEQNIPISQDSVLIYRPDRRQEIWRFVSYMVLHANWFHLGFNVVVQLLFGLPLETVHGSARIACIYLAGVFAGSLGTSVVESEVYLVGASGGVYALLAASLANLLLNFGEMRYAVSKLASVLIFVSCDVGYALYSQYVNEPNKAPAVSYIAHITGALAGLTIGLLVLKNFEHKTHENLMWWLALGVYTAFTIFAIVFNLINTVTAQILEEEGEVMRQHLLHDLGVS; the protein is encoded by the exons ATGTCATCAAGTATGGTCCAACAGCAACCCATTAGACCACTAGATCAAGATCAAGACGAGGaagacaaacaacaacaacaggatCAGGAGCAGGATCAAGATCAGGAACAAGAACACCAGCATCAcaatcaccatcatcatcatcatcatcaataccATCAATCTACTGTCATTGATATTCCATCAGATGACAACACTTATGTGGAGAATGCAATTACTTATAGTTCGGAAGAGGAGAAAAAATATCTCGCCGACTATGATAGATGGTGTCCACCGCCATTGTTTGTGATAATGATATCGTTACTTGAG aTTGGTGTCTTTCTCTATGACTACATGACAGTAGATTTCCAACCCGAACAAAATATCCCAATATCCCAGGATTCGGTGCTTATTTATCGACCGGATCGTCGTCAGGAGATTTGGCGTTTCGTATCGTATATGGTGCTGCATGCGAATTGGTTCCATTTGGGCTTCAATGTTGTGGTGCAATTGCTATTCGGGTTGCCCCTTGAAACCGTGCACGGATCGGCACGAATTGCGTGCATTTATTTAGCCGGAGTGTTTGCCGGTTCACTGGGAACGAGTGTTGTTGAGTCGGAGGTGTATCTAGTTGGGGCTAGTGGTGGAGTTTATGCGCTATTGGCAGCGAGTTTGGCGAATTTATTGCTGAATTTTGGAGAAATGAGATATGCTGTGTCCAAGTTGGCATCGGTGCTTATATTTG taTCATGTGACGTTGGATATGCACTTTATTCCCAATACGTAAATGAGCCGAATAAAGCTCCCGCTGTATCATACATTGCACATATAACAGGAGCCTTAGCTGGTCTAACAATAggtttattagttttaaaaaatttcgaacatAAAACCCATGAGAATCTTATGTGGTGGCTAGCGTTAGGTGTTTATACAGCATTTACAATATTcgcaattgtttttaatttaataaatacagtGACTGCGCAAATACTCGAAGAAGAGGGTGAAGTAATGAGACAACATTTGCTTCATGATTTGGGTGTTTCgtaa